From the Marinobacter sp. es.048 genome, the window CGTAGACTTCCTTGAACTGGCGAATAATACGTCCAGCCGCAGCCCGGTCAAGGGCGAACCACTGCCCGAACTGACCGTCACTGCCAATGGCGACGTGCAATGGCAGGGGCGGGCATTGTCACTCGACCAGCTCATGGGCAAGCTGGGTAATGCCGGTATCACCGAAGTAAACCTCGCGACAACGGGCGACGCTTCTCTTGGAGCCTTTACCAAGGTACTTGGCAGTTTGACTGAGGAAGGT encodes:
- a CDS encoding ExbD/TolR family protein, producing the protein MQLVEPRPSRAIPIRITPLIDVVFILLVFFMLTTRLLPVDFLELANNTSSRSPVKGEPLPELTVTANGDVQWQGRALSLDQLMGKLGNAGITEVNLATTGDASLGAFTKVLGSLTEEGIDAHWKRTSTATP